One genomic window of Pelmatolapia mariae isolate MD_Pm_ZW linkage group LG5, Pm_UMD_F_2, whole genome shotgun sequence includes the following:
- the nfs1 gene encoding cysteine desulfurase, mitochondrial, which translates to MLASGRTVSYRLLRPTAWLPLRLSSERTAASSPQKELIKKHEQDELRPLYMDFQATTPMDPRVLDAMLPYQVNYYGNPHSRTHAYGWESESAMETARKQVADLIGADPREIVFTSGATESNNMAIKGVARFYKAKKRHVITTQTEHKCVLDSCRILESEGFDVTYLPVQKNGLLDLELLEASIRTDTSLVSVMTVNNEIGVKQPIKEIGQICRSKGVFFHTDAAQAVGKIPISISDWKIDLMSISGHKIYGPKGVGALYVRRRPRVRLEPIQNGGGQERGLRSGTVPTPLAVGLGAACSIAQKEMEYDHQRVSMLASRLVQKIMSEIPDVIMNGDPEQRYPGCINLSFAYVEGESLLMALKDVALSSGSACTSASLEPSYVLRAIGADEDLAHSSIRFGIGRFTTEEEVDYTAEKCIEQVRRLREMSPLWEMIQEGIDLKSIKWTQH; encoded by the exons AGTTGAtcaagaaacatgaacaggaTGAGCTTCGCCCCCTCTACATGGACTTCCAGGCAACCACTCCCATG gATCCTCGGGTGCTGGATGCcatgttgccgtaccaggtgaaTTACTACGGTAACCCTCACTCCAGAACGCATGCCTACGGCTGGGAGAGTGAATCTGCCATGGAGACCGCTAGGAAG CAGGTGGCTGATCTGATTGGAGCCGATCCCAGAGAGATCGTTTTCACCAGCGGAGCCACAGAGTCCAACAACATGGCTATCAAG GGTGTAGCCCGGTTCTACAAGGCCAAAAAACGTCATGTGATCACCACTCAGACCGAACATAAGTGCGTCCTAGACTCGTGTCGGATTCTGGAGTCCGAAGGATTCGATGTTACTTACCTGCCGGTCCAGAAGAACGGCTTGCTGGACCTAGAG ttGTTGGAGGCCTCCATCCGTACTGACACCTCTTTGGTGTCGGTGATGACCGTGAACAACGAGATTGGAGTCAAGCAGCCCATCAAGGAGATTG GACAGATTTGTCGCTCAAAAGGAGTCTTCTTCCACACTGATGCTGCTCAGGCCGTTGGGAAGATTCCCATCAGCATCTCTGACTGGAAGATCGATCTGATGTCCATCAGCGGTCACAAGATTTACGGACCCAAAG gtgTGGGTGCGTTGTACGTGCGTCGCAGGCCAAGGGTGCGTTTGGAGCCAATACAGAATGGTGGCGGACAGGAGAGGGGGCTGCGCTCTGGCACTGTCCCCACCCCACTGGCTGTTGGACTGGGAGCGGCCTGTAGCATTGCCCAGAAAGAGATGGAG tatGATCATCAGCGGGTGTCCATGCTGGCTAGTCGTCTGGTCCAGAAGATCATGTCTGAGATTCCTGATGTCATCATGAATGGAGATCCAGAACAGCGTTACCCTG GCTGTATCAACCTTTCTTTTGCCTACGTGGAGGGCGAGAGTCTGCTGATGGCACTGAAGGATGTTGCTCTGTCATCAGGGAG tGCATGTACTTCAGCGTCTCTGGAGCCGTCGTACGTCCTCAGAGCTATTGGAGCAGATGAAGATCTGGCTCACTCTTCCATCAG gtTTGGTATTGGCAGGTTCACCACTGAAGAAGAGGTTGACTACACAGCAGAGAAATGCATCGAGCAGGTCCGCAGACTCAGAGAGATGAG TCCTCTGTGGGAGATGATTCAGGAAGGTATCGACCTGAAGAGCATCAAGTGGACGCAGCATTAG